The proteins below come from a single Esox lucius isolate fEsoLuc1 chromosome 7, fEsoLuc1.pri, whole genome shotgun sequence genomic window:
- the LOC105023920 gene encoding Krueppel-like factor 6, which produces MSMTMEASVSFLKYELASTIEQAVRCAVETVLKETARVVSIKLAAVRSAAAESHRENQSLRERLEVSEGELKAVRYYMTAAEKNIKQCLLLNHNQSRSGALGPVSDESLFLFPSTESGSPSNMLNRGTSRVPKTFRSSSTRSQFSKSLPSVGLCLPTVQHEWPRSSSSLRRIRASSSTASSSNPSQTSKTPQLEVGNSPQHNEEDTEGQFYITDDGVAEKEYKVSASGGEDSGRIQPEQKMEKVEAEVPYKTSDMSNFEFEMGQGHPAGNVNDLGLIQVLDEVEEVKGTVKIENDPEFAMPETHLSESSQQLQPMPAHFDNNDGDFMSFVPPSVADTGVIEAPSEVRRESSDKVHRCNVCGRGFRRFYCLKTHQRIHTGERPYPCRYCEKRFRHLDSLHKHQRIHTGERPYRCAQCGCCFRELGQLKKHRLTHSPASTTAHPALSLLPAGPSYTWPHQSQSLDS; this is translated from the exons ATGAGTATGACAATGGAGGCCAGTGTTTCTTTTCTCAAATATGAACTTGCATCGACCATAGAACAGGCAGTGAGGTGTGCAGTTGAAACCGTTTTAAAAGAAACTGCCAGAGTAGTCAGTATAAAACTGGCCGCAGTGCGGAGTGCTGCTGCTGAGTCTCATCGTGAGAACcagagtttgagagagagactTGAGGTATCGGAGGGGGAACTCAAAGCTGTACGGTACTACATGACAGCAGCTGAGAAGAACATCAAACAGTGTTTACTTCTTAATCACAACCAGTCTAGATCAGGTGCTTTAGGTCCGGTTTCGGATGAGTCTCTTTTCCTCTTCCCCTCTACTGAGTCGGGGAGTCCTTCCAACATGCTGAACAGGGGAACAAGCCGGGTCCCCAAGACATTTCGGTCCTCATCCACACGATCCCAGTTTTCGAAGTCTCTTCCCAGTGTAGGTCTTTGCTTACCAACAGTGCAGCATGAGTGGCCTAGGAGCAGCTCAAGCTTGAGAAGAATACGGGCATCCTCCTCCACTGCCTCTTCCTCCAATCCCTCACAAACATCCAAAACACCACAATTAGAGGTTGGAAACTCACCTCAACACAATGAAGAGGATACAGAGGGACAGTTCTACATCACAGACGATGGAGTTGCAGAGAAAG AGTACAAAGTCAGTGCAAGTGGTGGAGAGGACTCAGGAAGAATTCAACCCGAGCAGAAGATGGAAAAGGTGGAAGCAGAGGTTCCTTACAAAACCTCTGATATGAGCAACTTTGAGTTTGAGATGGGTCAGGGTCATCCAGCAGGCAATGTGAATGACCTGGGCCTGATTCAAGTGCTGGATGAGGTGGAGGAAGTCAAAGGAACAGTTAAAATCGAAAATGACCCTGAATTCGCTATGCCAGAGACTCACCTTTCTGAATCATCACAACAACTGCAGCCGATGCCAGCTCACTTTGATAACAACGATGGCGACTTCATGAGTTTCGTCCCGCCCTCTGTGGCAGACACTGGTGTCATCGAAGCTCCTTCTGAAGTCAGAAGGGAGAGCTCAGATAAGGTGCATCGCTGCAACGTGTGTGGCCGGGGCTTCCGGCGATTCTACTGTCTGAAGACGCACCAGCGCATTCACACGGGCGAGCGGCCATATCCCTGCAGGTACTGCGAGAAGCGTTTCCGCCACCTGGACAGTCTGCATAAGCACCAGCGCATCCACACTGGGGAGAGGCCCTATCGCTGCGCCCAGTGTGGCTGTTGTTTCAGGGAACTGGGCCAGCTCAAGAAGCACCGGCTGACCCATTCTCCAGCCTCCACCACAGCGCATCCAGCTCTGTCTCTACTTCCAGCAGGCCCCTCCTACACATGGCCACACCAATCACAGTCCCTGGATTCCTAA
- the slc12a9 gene encoding solute carrier family 12 member 9, producing MSNEHTPLLTHGVCGLSADTAVCGMGGSEGTGEASTPNVVPRKLNTFFGVIVPTVLSMFSIVLFLRTGFVVGHAGLLQGLVMLLVAYTIISLTILSICAISTNGAVQGGGAYFMISRSLGPEFGGSIGLMFFLAKVCACGVYVLGLVEALLDIFGQDAASSSTLRVLPQGYWYTVLYASIVLLLVLVVCLVGAHIFARTSCFILLVVTISLMSIYISPLALTTPLNFLITHQGPGNQTLTYNASYTGFNGTTLRDNLGSGYTVDYSTGKVMSFATVFAVMFTSCTGIMAGANMSGELKNPSVAIPKGTIIAVLYTFMVYVLLFVLASSTCERTLLAQDYGFFQRINIWPPFVTIGIYCSALSAAMCSLIGASRILHALALDQLFGFPLAPAAIKSKSGNPWVAVLYTWGLAQCVVFAGQLNAIAGLVTVFYLLAYAAVDLACLALEWASAPNFRPTFQVFSWHTCLLGILSCLVMMFVINPVYSSASIIVLLLLLLFLHYRSPTSSWGYISQALIFHQVRKYLLMLDVRKDHVKFWRPQVLLMVANPRSSCQLINFVNQLKKGGLFVLGHVKLGDLDTLPSDPVQQQYNFWLSLVDKLGVKAFVDLTLSLSVRQGTQHLLRITGLGGMKPNTLVLGFYDSCTPEDYFLQDPAFCESKGSGGDDFGVDLPSLQAHFPPVRHVESPRWLTPEEYVGIISDAIKMSKNVCLGRYFFQLQGEGIGTKMDGADRTIDVWPLNLLRPCSTSAASVDVCSLFLLQMACVLNMANRWRHARMRIFLCVEAESSDQGWVVKEETYRELLRKLRIRASIKIVPWDSVVHLYRPKRSQDQELGEPEGLTKTTPNLSEDFLSAVNNLLKENSAQAAVRFLYLPRPPTQSSQSQQYLSQLEAMTYGLGPTLLIHGLTPVTCTEL from the exons ATGTCTAATGaacacacacccctcctcacCCATGGGGTGTGTGGTCTGTCTGCAGACACAGCTGTGTGTGGCATGGGGGGGTCAGAGGGCACTGGGGAGGCAAGCACTCCTAATGTTGTCCCCCGAAAACTCAACACTTTCTTTGGGGTGATTGTGCCCACTGTCCTCTCCATGTTCAGCATCGTCCTCTTCCTCAGAACCG GGTTTGTGGTTGGTCATGCGGGGCTCTTGCAGGGCCTTGTGATGCTGCTGGTTGCCTACACTATTATCTCCCTCACCATCTTATCCATTTGTGCAATTTCCACCAACGGTGCTGTGCAGGGAGGTGGAGCCTATT TCATGATTAGTCGATCGTTGGGGCCAGAGTTTGGAGGAAGCATTGGCCTCATGTTTTTCCTGGCCAAAGTCTGTGCGTGTGGAGTCTATGTGCTTGGTCTAGTTGAGGCTCTACTTGACATATTTGGTCAGGATGCAG CATCGTCCTCTACGTTGCGGGTGCTTCCCCAGGGCTACTGGTACACAGTGCTGTATGCTTCCATAGTTCTCCTGCTAGTTCTGGTGGTGTGCCTGGTGGGCGCCCACATCTTCGCTCGCACCTCCTGCTTCATCCTTCTGGTGGTGACCATCTCCTTGATGTCCATCTATATCAGCCCCCTGGCACTGACCACACCCCTGAACTTCCTCATCACCCACCAGGGCCCTGGAAACCAGACCCTCACCTACAATGCAAGCTACACAGGCTTTAATGGCACCACTCTGAGGGACAACTTAGGCT CGGGCTACACTGTGGACTACAGCACCGGTAAAGTCATGTCATTCGCCACCGTTTTCGCTGTCATGTTCACCAGCTGCACCGGAATCATGGCTGGAGCCAACATGTCAG GAGAACTGAAGAATCCCAGTGTCGCCATTCCCAAAGGCACCATTATTGCAGTCCTCTACACCTTCATGGTCTACGTTCTGCTCTTTGTCCTGGCCAGCTCCACCTGTGAAAG GACCCTGTTGGCTCAGGATTACGGGTTCTTCCAGCGTATAAACATCTGGCCGCcatttgtcaccattggtatcTACTGTTCTGCTCTGTCAGCAGCCATGTGCTCTTTGATTGGTGCGTCCCGGATCCTCCACGCCCTCGCGTTGGACCAACTTTTTG GTTTTCCATTGGCCCCTGCTGCTATCAAGTCAAAGTCGGGTAACCCATGGGTGGCGGTGCTCTACACCTGGGGACTGGCACAG TGTGTGGTGTTTGCCGGCCAACTTAATGCCATAGCTGGCTTAGTCACAGTGTTCTACCTGTTGGCCTATGCTGCTGTCGACCTTGCCTGTCTGGCTCTTGAGTGGGCATCGGCCCCCAACTTCAG GCCCACATTCCAGGTGTTCTCCTGGCACACATGTCTGCTTGGCATCCTGAGCTGTCTGGTGATGATGTTTGTCATTAACCCTGTGTACTCCTCAGCCAGCATCATCGTCCTCCTCCTACTGTTGCTCTTTCTGCATTACCGATCGCCCACAAGCAGCTGGGGTTACATCAGCCAGGCTCTCATCTTCCATCAG GTGCGTAAGTATCTGTTGATGCTGGATGTGAGGAAGGACCATGTGAAGTTCTGGAGGCCCCAGGTTTTGTTGATGGTTGCCAACCCTCGTTCCTCGTGTCAACTCATCAACTTTGTCAACCAGCTAAAGAAGGGAGGCCTGTTTGTGCTTGGACACGTGAAGCTGGGAGATTTGG aCACCCTGCCTTCAGACCCTGTTCAGCAGCAGTATAACTTCTGGCTGAGTCTGGTGGACAAGCTGGGAGTGAAGGCTTTTGTGGACCTTACTCTGTCGCTCTCTGTCAGGCAGGGAACACAGCATCTTCTGCGCATCACCGGCCTAG GTGGCATGAAGCCCAACACTCTGGTCTTGGGGTTCTATGACAGTTGCACCCCTGAAGATTACTTCCTCCAAGACCCAGCTTTCTGTGAGTCAAAAGGGTCTGGTGGGGACGATTTTGGGGTAGATCTGCCCTCTCTGCAAGCCCACTTTCCCCCAGTCCGCCATGTGGAGAGCCCACGCTGGCTCACCCCAGAGGAATATGTGGGTATCATCTCAGATGCCATCAAGATGAGTAAGAATGTGTGTCTGGGCCGCTACTTCTTCCAGCTGCAGGGAGAGGGTATTGGGACCAAGATGGACGGGGCTGATAGGACCATTGACGTTTGGCCCCTCAATCTTCTGCGGCCGTGTAGCACGTCTGCAGCATCTGTAGATGTGTGCAGCCTCTTCCTGCTACAGATGGCGTGTGTTCTCAACATGGCCAACAGATGGCGCCATGCCAGAATGAGAATATTCCTGTGTGTGGAGGCGGAGTCCAGCGACCAGGGCTGGGTGGTTAAAGAGGAGACCTACCGGGAGCTGTTGAGAAAGCTGAGGATAAGGGCCTCTATCAAGATAGTGCCTTGGGACTCTGTGGTGCATCTCTACAGACCAAAACGGTCACAGGACCAAGAACTGGGGGAGCCTGAGGGCCTGACAAAGACTACACCAAACCTCTCAGAGGACTTCCTTTCTGCAGTCAATAACCTGCTAAAGGAGAACAGCGCTCAAGCTGCTGTCCGCTTCCTGTATTTGCCACGCCCCCCTACTCAATCCAGCCAATCACAACAATACCTCAGTCAGCTAGAAGCTATGACTTATGGTTTAGGCCCAACCCTCTTGATTCATGGTCTCACCCCAGTCACCTGCACTGAGCTTTGA